In Mytilus trossulus isolate FHL-02 chromosome 6, PNRI_Mtr1.1.1.hap1, whole genome shotgun sequence, a single window of DNA contains:
- the LOC134722799 gene encoding uncharacterized protein LOC134722799 has product MTAEKTRVTLPCNGNYTGSVSRYCSNGGKWMEPDYSQCMRKSIQNIQSQSAKLLSGESVDTVVTTILENLENATSENTELRSGDLVASSAVLDDIVKYLTNHTDKLSVNQLEIFGSVCNSILDERNHQLWEELNNEVFLL; this is encoded by the exons ATGACAGCAGAAAAAACCCGGGTTACTTTACCGTGCAATGGTAACTACACTGGTAGTGTTTCTAGATACTGCAGCAATGGTGGCAAGTGGATGGAACCAGATTACAGCCAGTGTATGCGTAAATCGatacaaaatattcaatcacag tcaGCTAAACTATTATCTGGAGAGAGTGTAGATACGGTTGTGACTACTATACTTGAGAATTTAGAAAACGCAACCAGTGAGAATACTGAATTAAGGTCTGGTGATCTAGTAGCATCATCAGCTGTTCTTGATGacattgtcaaatatttaacGAATCACACAGATAAACTGTCCGTTAATCAATTAGAG ATTTTTGGGTCTGTCTGCAATAGTATACTAGATGAACGAAACCATCAGTTGTGGGAAGAACTTAACAATgaggtatttttgttataa
- the LOC134722800 gene encoding carcinoembryonic antigen-related cell adhesion molecule 2-like, producing MSCYATVPGLLFVSVTPRNSTVAQENSQIISCNVTGTPPSTCITWLFTPAGSTQQSILSTTNSNKYTVGTQQEPCLTVLNFEPGDSGTYICRAINAVGSSSSYPGSTLQYISAPITSVEPNQHAAKVDDASFKIQCNVTATPGAFDWYWTFQPIVGSVDTIYKGTNSQEYMIENSGTNPHLTIKNIATNKTGVYTCYVLNTAGMSVSASNANSQHTLTVTEGYY from the exons ATGTCATGTTACgccactgttccag GATTATTATTTGTTTCTGTAACTCCTCGAAATTCAACCGTTGCCCAAGAAAACAGTCAAATCATTTCCTGCAATGTGACTGGAACACCACCATCAACATGCATTACCTGGCTGTTCACACCAGCTGGTAGCACGCAACAATCAATACTAAGTACAACAAATAGTAACAAATATACAGTTGGAACACAACAGGAACCTTGTTTGACTGTACTAAACTTTGAACCAGGTGATTCTGGTACTTATATCTGCAGGGCAATAAATGCCGTTGGGTCATCATCTAGTTATCCTGGGTCAACTTTGCAATACATAA GTGCACCTATTACATCTGTCGAACCAAATCAACATGCAGCAAAGGTTGACGATGCTAGTTTTAAGATTCAGTGTAATGTTACTGCTACACCAGGAGCTTTTGATTGGTACTGGACTTTCCAACCTATAGTTGGCAGTGTGGATACTATATACAAAGGAACTAACAGTCAAGAATATATGATAGAAAATTCTGGTACAAATCCTCACTTGACGATAAAGAATATTGCAACGAATAAAACTGGAGTTTACACTTGCTATGTCCTGAATACAGCTGGAATGAGTGTCAGTGCCAGTAATGCAAATTCCCAACACACTCTGACAGTCACTGAAGgttattattaa